In Bythopirellula goksoeyrii, a single window of DNA contains:
- a CDS encoding Gfo/Idh/MocA family protein yields the protein MTPSLSERSSGKQFQVAMVGLGFGAEFLPIYQSHPNASLAAICRRNEAELNRIGDAFGINRRYTKYEEVLSDPEIDFVHINSPIGDHAWMSIEALKAGKHVMCTVPMATSVEDCQRICELVAETGLKYMMAETVVYSREFLFLKEMYEQGELGKIQYMQASHPQDMDGWPDYWERMVPMHYATHVVSPVLGLLNGRAEYVSCLGSGEVRDDIREKSGCSFAVESCHLKIAESNVAAHLWRTLYDTARQYRESFDVYGTKKSFEWTLVEGEEHVLHTAKKPEPEIAERITIPDYAHLLPESIRKFTQSIEDAGHLSFIQGGGHGGSHPHLVHEFLSALHEDRDPWPNATTSANWTCVGICAHESAQKGGEIVQLPQFTLV from the coding sequence ATGACTCCTAGCTTATCTGAGCGATCAAGCGGAAAACAATTTCAAGTGGCAATGGTTGGCCTAGGATTTGGGGCCGAATTCTTGCCGATTTATCAGAGCCATCCTAACGCAAGCTTAGCAGCAATCTGTCGGCGCAACGAAGCCGAGTTGAACAGAATTGGCGACGCCTTTGGAATCAATCGCCGGTATACAAAATACGAAGAAGTGCTTTCTGATCCAGAAATTGATTTCGTGCATATCAATAGTCCGATTGGGGACCATGCCTGGATGTCAATCGAAGCGCTCAAGGCAGGGAAGCACGTCATGTGCACGGTCCCTATGGCGACCAGCGTCGAAGACTGCCAACGGATCTGCGAACTGGTCGCTGAAACTGGCCTGAAGTACATGATGGCCGAAACGGTAGTCTACAGCCGCGAGTTCCTGTTCCTAAAAGAGATGTACGAACAGGGCGAGCTGGGAAAGATTCAATACATGCAGGCGTCGCACCCTCAGGACATGGACGGCTGGCCCGACTATTGGGAGCGAATGGTGCCGATGCACTACGCCACCCACGTTGTCAGCCCAGTCCTGGGATTGCTCAACGGACGCGCTGAATACGTTTCATGTCTAGGTTCGGGTGAAGTTCGAGACGACATCCGCGAAAAATCTGGCTGCTCGTTTGCTGTCGAATCGTGTCATCTCAAAATCGCCGAGAGTAACGTGGCAGCTCACCTGTGGCGAACCCTTTACGATACGGCACGTCAGTATCGTGAGAGCTTTGACGTCTATGGAACGAAAAAGAGTTTCGAATGGACCCTGGTGGAAGGTGAAGAGCATGTTCTGCACACGGCTAAAAAGCCCGAGCCGGAGATCGCTGAGCGGATAACGATTCCCGACTATGCCCATTTGCTGCCCGAGTCGATTCGCAAGTTCACCCAATCCATTGAAGACGCCGGTCATCTCTCGTTTATTCAGGGGGGAGGTCATGGCGGCTCCCATCCTCATCTGGTGCACGAATTCCTAAGTGCCCTGCACGAAGATCGCGATCCATGGCCCAATGCAACGACCAGCGCTAACTGGACATGCGTAGGCATCTGTGCCCACGAGTCTGCGCAAAAAGGTGGTGAGATCGTGCAGCTGCCTCAATTCACACTGGTATAA
- a CDS encoding glycoside hydrolase family protein, with translation MIASWKSNGVPLWGWVASLVVLLNMGHCVAVADEPELSGIERNRYLLLDSRIIGHTENAELTLGRAKKSSSNPLFEEDKPWEVRFDNLYANVMFDEEEGIYKCWYSPFIKDISSKGMTISERKEREYAASTREMAICYATSKDGINWVKPELGVVEFEGSKANNILWRGTPRTGSEKGDAGTWAGPHGSGIFKDLREPDPNRRYKALIKYEILSVAFSPDGIHWDEAIACPEADSAGDTHNNAFWAPTLGKYVGITREWGEPFGRQVARTTSEDFINWEKCEIVLEGIDPRYQTYSMPVFYHGGIYLGLVAIHDQEDDLVWTELTWSPDTIKWNRVLPGTPFIGNDGKEGDYDWGCVYAAAGPVFLEDEIRLYYGGSDGHHNIWRNGYFCLATLRPDGFAGYKQTETIKSATLRTTAISPGTGPLQVSADIAEVGYVKLRVFDENNEQIAESEPLHGLLSDEEISWQNGFNASEQEKIKIEFEFQHATIYSFNFGN, from the coding sequence ATGATTGCCAGCTGGAAAAGCAACGGTGTTCCTCTATGGGGATGGGTCGCTTCGCTCGTTGTTCTACTCAATATGGGCCACTGCGTAGCCGTGGCGGACGAGCCGGAGCTATCAGGGATCGAGCGAAATCGCTATCTTCTGCTCGACTCGCGCATTATTGGCCATACTGAGAATGCAGAGTTGACCCTCGGTAGAGCTAAGAAGAGCAGTTCGAATCCGTTGTTCGAGGAAGACAAACCGTGGGAAGTGCGTTTTGACAACCTGTACGCGAATGTGATGTTTGACGAGGAGGAGGGGATTTACAAATGCTGGTACAGCCCCTTCATCAAGGACATCTCATCGAAGGGCATGACGATTTCGGAACGAAAAGAACGTGAGTACGCAGCGTCAACTAGGGAAATGGCTATCTGCTATGCTACATCCAAAGATGGTATCAACTGGGTAAAACCGGAATTGGGCGTTGTCGAATTCGAAGGGAGCAAAGCCAATAACATCCTGTGGCGTGGCACACCAAGGACAGGGTCAGAAAAAGGCGATGCGGGAACCTGGGCAGGACCCCACGGTTCAGGGATTTTCAAGGACCTCCGCGAACCCGATCCCAATCGCCGCTACAAGGCCCTTATCAAGTATGAGATACTTTCCGTTGCATTTTCCCCCGACGGCATCCACTGGGACGAGGCCATCGCCTGTCCCGAAGCCGATAGTGCCGGGGATACACATAACAATGCCTTCTGGGCGCCAACCTTAGGCAAATATGTGGGCATAACACGCGAGTGGGGCGAGCCGTTTGGCCGACAGGTTGCACGCACAACCAGTGAAGATTTCATCAACTGGGAAAAATGTGAGATCGTACTTGAAGGTATAGATCCGCGTTATCAGACATATTCCATGCCTGTTTTCTATCATGGCGGTATCTATCTTGGACTGGTTGCGATCCACGACCAGGAGGATGATCTTGTCTGGACTGAATTGACCTGGAGTCCTGATACGATAAAGTGGAATCGCGTATTACCCGGCACGCCGTTCATTGGCAACGACGGCAAAGAAGGCGACTATGACTGGGGCTGTGTTTATGCCGCGGCCGGTCCTGTATTTCTGGAAGATGAGATTCGCTTGTATTACGGCGGTAGTGACGGCCATCACAACATTTGGCGCAATGGCTACTTCTGTCTCGCGACTTTGCGGCCCGACGGTTTCGCAGGGTACAAACAAACGGAAACGATTAAGTCCGCGACGCTTAGGACAACTGCAATAAGCCCCGGAACGGGCCCCTTGCAAGTTTCCGCAGACATTGCCGAAGTGGGATATGTCAAACTTAGAGTATTCGACGAGAATAACGAACAAATAGCCGAAAGCGAGCCGCTCCACGGCTTATTGTCAGACGAAGAAATAAGCTGGCAAAACGGATTCAACGCCTCGGAGCAGGAGAAAATTAAGATCGAATTCGAGTTTCAACACGCGACCATCTACTCGTTCAACTTCGGGAACTAA
- a CDS encoding PVC-type heme-binding CxxCH protein has protein sequence MQRTILICVFTFFVFLVAPSALAEQLYVRHDTDRDTISVFQVGFNEPILTQNVRPDFRPYIHPIVAPDRRGLLTEYDPGNHPHQTGLYWGFTSVNGRDFFHHYNGDYWRRVSATILKPEATKKDPRVQWQTIYDLLDEAGEVVMRETLTWTMNDPGRTYVLDLQWSGTAMRDITIGEFDYGGLFLRMPWRDDMNGQAVNSHGQVNEDGAEGQRAPWLDIGMQVEGREDLAHLAIFDHPKNVGFPQPWRVDGAMGVGPVRARLGDWKIPKGETAQLQHRLLAYTGEFDNVRVASAWSSYTRERGVLSYSQWDQTDLDLFGQQNVADLETVEEAYRAKFLTPEKAVAAMTVPDGFAVNVFASEPMITQPMAFCWDDRGRLWIAQNREYNGIENGIELSGESQILILEDTDRDGVADSKKVFLDGVVFPSAMAVGFDGLWLGAVPNLLFVPDRDRDDRADVEDIEVRLTGWGRDDLHEIFNSFNWGPDGWLYGLQGVFTHSRVGKPAGESRIFRQNAPYPDVIEYADEPTEINAGVWRYHPIKDRFEIVAHGLSNPWGIDYNAKGQLFATACVIPHLWHLVPGGIYHRQSGSHFNQNVYSSIRTISDHRHRSAHGGARVYLSDAFPEAYQGRLFMGNIHDHAVLTDILEPRGSGFVGRHGDDFLKANNAQFVGFSTEIGPEGAVYMLDWHDAEICSGPVRNKETGRVYRILPKESNAQDWEGRYDDIRSLSNAELVDLQLSKSEWHARRARVVLQHRAAQGQVREESQAALREIFETNTNGDHRLRALWVLHVSGGIDEAGLLEALHDRDEYIRAWAIQLLCEDKTPTDAARTQFAAMAKEDASPVVRLYLASALQRMLPEYRWPVAMNLVLHGEDAEDHNIPKIIWFGMEPLVTDNPKQALKLADQSRIPMLTQFIGRRLAVGNQLTELVEEIGRNSKTRQLLLLGMRDGLEGRFDLQPPENWRAVFGELSVRDDDSTPIAMQLSLRFGDLNVAQALLETLQDGENSLEDRQAAIRGLAGLEHPELRSELVALLDDDFLRTEAIRAMSSFDDESLAKTLLERYADFSNKEKLEVVHALASRPGSGWALTRAIGRGDVPRRDVPAYVARLLQRVVGNRFLDIWGPVEGLSSETEASFVRLRTLLTEEAIAQGDLAKGRKLYTKTCSACHQMHGEGGLVGPDLTGANRTDLAYLLGNILTPSAIIGKDYLMTMVLTDSGKVYAGVVIGENDQQLQMRTASVAEPITIAKSQILDREITKLSMMPEGLLNNLTDAEVINLFAYLRNLKQLPMQDAANR, from the coding sequence ATGCAGCGGACTATCCTTATTTGTGTATTCACATTTTTCGTCTTTCTCGTCGCGCCATCCGCCCTGGCGGAACAGTTGTATGTTCGGCACGATACCGATCGCGACACGATATCGGTCTTCCAAGTCGGTTTTAATGAACCAATCTTGACCCAAAACGTGCGGCCCGACTTTCGTCCCTACATCCACCCGATCGTAGCGCCGGATCGCCGGGGCCTTCTGACCGAGTACGACCCTGGGAACCACCCGCACCAGACCGGTCTGTATTGGGGCTTTACGAGTGTCAACGGGCGTGATTTTTTTCATCATTACAACGGCGATTACTGGCGTCGTGTTTCCGCGACGATTTTAAAACCCGAGGCAACGAAAAAGGATCCCCGTGTTCAGTGGCAAACCATTTATGACTTGCTTGACGAAGCAGGCGAGGTCGTGATGCGCGAGACGCTAACGTGGACCATGAACGATCCCGGCCGCACCTACGTCCTCGATTTGCAGTGGAGCGGCACGGCGATGCGGGACATCACCATCGGCGAGTTCGACTATGGCGGTCTGTTTCTGCGTATGCCCTGGCGGGACGACATGAACGGGCAAGCCGTCAACAGTCATGGACAAGTCAACGAAGATGGGGCTGAGGGCCAGCGCGCCCCCTGGCTGGATATCGGCATGCAAGTGGAGGGACGCGAGGATCTCGCGCACTTGGCGATATTTGATCACCCGAAAAATGTAGGCTTTCCGCAACCCTGGCGCGTCGATGGTGCGATGGGCGTAGGCCCTGTGCGGGCACGGCTTGGCGATTGGAAGATCCCCAAAGGTGAAACCGCGCAGCTTCAGCATCGGTTGCTCGCTTACACAGGAGAATTTGACAACGTGCGAGTCGCTTCGGCGTGGTCTTCTTATACGCGTGAACGCGGAGTCCTATCCTACTCTCAATGGGACCAAACCGATCTGGATCTCTTTGGCCAGCAAAACGTTGCAGACCTAGAAACGGTCGAGGAGGCCTACCGCGCGAAGTTTCTGACACCTGAGAAAGCCGTCGCCGCGATGACTGTACCCGACGGATTCGCAGTCAATGTGTTCGCATCCGAGCCGATGATCACGCAACCCATGGCGTTCTGTTGGGATGACCGCGGCCGTCTGTGGATCGCCCAGAACCGTGAATACAACGGAATCGAAAACGGCATTGAATTGTCAGGAGAAAGCCAGATTCTGATCCTGGAAGATACCGACCGCGACGGTGTCGCGGATAGCAAGAAAGTCTTTCTTGATGGTGTTGTGTTCCCCTCGGCGATGGCGGTTGGTTTCGACGGACTATGGCTCGGTGCGGTACCGAATTTGCTGTTCGTTCCTGATCGGGATCGGGACGACCGGGCAGATGTCGAGGATATTGAAGTCCGCCTAACGGGCTGGGGCCGCGATGACCTCCACGAAATCTTCAACAGTTTCAATTGGGGACCCGACGGATGGCTCTATGGACTACAGGGCGTTTTCACTCATTCGCGCGTGGGAAAACCGGCAGGAGAAAGCCGCATCTTCCGTCAGAACGCGCCCTACCCGGATGTTATTGAATATGCAGACGAGCCGACAGAAATCAATGCGGGTGTTTGGCGCTATCACCCTATCAAGGACCGCTTCGAAATTGTAGCGCACGGCCTAAGCAATCCCTGGGGCATCGACTATAACGCAAAGGGACAGCTCTTTGCTACCGCGTGTGTGATTCCTCACTTGTGGCACCTCGTCCCTGGCGGTATTTACCATCGCCAATCGGGAAGTCATTTCAATCAGAACGTCTACAGTTCAATTCGCACCATCAGCGACCACCGACACCGCTCCGCCCACGGCGGAGCCCGCGTCTACCTATCCGACGCCTTTCCGGAAGCGTACCAGGGCCGACTATTCATGGGGAACATTCATGACCATGCCGTGTTGACTGATATCCTTGAGCCGCGTGGCTCCGGTTTTGTGGGTAGGCATGGAGACGATTTCCTCAAGGCCAATAACGCTCAATTTGTTGGTTTCAGCACTGAAATTGGGCCAGAAGGGGCTGTCTACATGCTCGATTGGCATGATGCGGAGATTTGCAGCGGTCCCGTTCGGAACAAAGAGACGGGGCGTGTCTATCGTATTCTCCCCAAGGAATCCAACGCGCAAGATTGGGAAGGTCGTTACGATGACATTCGGTCGCTGAGCAACGCCGAACTCGTCGACCTTCAGCTCAGCAAAAGCGAATGGCACGCCCGCCGTGCGCGAGTCGTGCTTCAGCATCGCGCCGCGCAGGGACAGGTCCGAGAAGAGTCGCAGGCAGCGCTGCGTGAAATATTCGAGACGAACACGAACGGCGATCATCGCCTTCGCGCACTATGGGTGCTTCACGTCTCGGGCGGTATCGATGAAGCCGGCCTGTTGGAAGCCCTGCATGACAGAGATGAATACATTCGCGCGTGGGCCATTCAATTGTTGTGTGAAGACAAGACGCCGACAGACGCGGCGCGCACTCAGTTCGCGGCAATGGCGAAGGAGGATGCGTCCCCTGTCGTGCGGCTTTACCTGGCGTCTGCCTTGCAACGCATGCTTCCCGAATATCGTTGGCCGGTCGCAATGAATCTTGTTTTGCATGGGGAAGATGCCGAGGATCACAACATACCGAAGATAATCTGGTTCGGCATGGAGCCGCTTGTCACTGACAATCCGAAACAAGCACTCAAGCTGGCCGACCAGTCGCGCATCCCGATGCTTACCCAATTTATTGGCCGTCGACTCGCGGTGGGAAACCAGCTCACGGAACTCGTAGAAGAAATTGGCCGCAATTCCAAGACTCGGCAGCTACTGCTGCTGGGCATGCGCGACGGTCTCGAGGGGCGATTCGACCTCCAACCACCCGAGAACTGGAGGGCAGTATTCGGCGAGCTGAGCGTCCGCGATGATGATTCCACGCCTATCGCCATGCAACTGTCTCTCAGGTTTGGCGATCTGAATGTGGCACAAGCGCTGCTGGAAACGCTGCAGGATGGCGAGAATAGCCTCGAAGATCGGCAGGCAGCGATTCGGGGTTTAGCCGGACTCGAACATCCCGAACTGAGGTCGGAACTGGTCGCGTTGCTGGATGATGATTTCCTTCGAACCGAGGCCATTCGCGCGATGTCCTCCTTCGACGATGAATCACTCGCTAAAACGCTCCTTGAGCGCTATGCCGACTTTTCTAACAAGGAAAAACTGGAAGTGGTTCACGCCCTGGCATCACGTCCAGGTTCTGGCTGGGCCCTTACGAGAGCCATCGGGCGCGGCGACGTTCCCCGGCGCGATGTCCCTGCCTATGTTGCGCGGCTGTTGCAGCGCGTTGTCGGTAATCGCTTTCTCGACATTTGGGGGCCCGTGGAGGGGTTGTCGTCGGAGACGGAAGCGTCCTTCGTAAGATTACGTACGCTGCTAACAGAGGAAGCCATCGCCCAGGGTGACCTGGCCAAAGGGCGTAAACTGTACACGAAAACGTGTTCGGCGTGCCATCAAATGCATGGAGAAGGCGGCCTGGTTGGACCAGATCTCACAGGCGCGAACCGCACGGACCTCGCATACTTGCTCGGCAATATCCTCACACCGAGTGCCATTATCGGGAAAGACTATTTGATGACGATGGTCCTTACCGACAGCGGGAAAGTTTATGCTGGAGTTGTCATTGGCGAAAATGATCAACAACTCCAGATGCGTACTGCCAGCGTCGCAGAGCCAATTACCATTGCCAAGTCACAGATTTTAGATCGTGAAATCACCAAACTT
- a CDS encoding TIM barrel protein — MTVVNGRIKQSVAHWCFNASSESWSIEKTCQVAKELCCPAVELVDQQEWPVVKRHGLICAMTLIGMPGDPFVKGYNNPRYHSELIARSKLTIEACHEAGFPNILAFTGYKWRDAEDPTSGEISREEGADNCVAGLKAIVPYAEQRGINICMEQLNTRDDSHPMKGHPGYQGDDLDYVASIIRRVGSPRMKMLFDVFHVQIMHGDILRRLDENQDILGHVHVAGVPGRGELNNSQEINYPAVMHKLLELNYQGYVAQEFIPTGKPLEGLQEAVTLCDV, encoded by the coding sequence GTGACAGTCGTTAATGGCCGCATCAAACAATCGGTTGCCCACTGGTGCTTTAACGCTTCCAGCGAATCCTGGAGCATTGAAAAGACATGCCAAGTCGCTAAAGAACTGTGCTGCCCAGCGGTCGAACTTGTTGATCAACAGGAATGGCCCGTCGTCAAGCGTCACGGCTTAATCTGTGCGATGACATTGATTGGAATGCCCGGTGATCCATTTGTAAAAGGCTACAACAATCCACGGTATCACAGTGAGTTGATTGCGCGATCGAAGCTTACGATCGAAGCCTGCCACGAGGCTGGGTTTCCCAACATCCTCGCCTTCACTGGTTACAAATGGCGTGATGCAGAAGATCCCACTAGCGGAGAGATTTCGCGGGAAGAAGGTGCTGATAATTGTGTTGCTGGGCTAAAAGCAATTGTCCCTTATGCTGAGCAGCGCGGCATCAATATCTGCATGGAACAGCTCAACACGCGCGATGACAGCCACCCGATGAAAGGGCATCCAGGATACCAAGGCGATGACCTGGACTACGTGGCGTCAATCATTCGTCGCGTGGGATCGCCTCGCATGAAAATGCTATTCGACGTCTTTCATGTGCAGATCATGCATGGTGATATCTTGCGCCGTTTAGACGAGAACCAAGACATTTTAGGACACGTTCATGTCGCAGGAGTTCCCGGTCGCGGGGAACTCAACAACAGTCAGGAGATCAACTACCCAGCGGTCATGCACAAGCTTCTTGAATTGAACTATCAAGGTTACGTAGCACAAGAATTCATTCCCACTGGTAAGCCGCTTGAGGGTCTCCAGGAAGCAGTGACCTTGTGCGACGTGTAG
- a CDS encoding phytanoyl-CoA dioxygenase family protein codes for MKRRQWGRTAPMTGHNVEAKSDLFVYRELTDQEKDFYADQGYLNLGRLLTERGVRQMLDEVMSVWTAEKGPANPDKTWLENALRPDIHHCSDAVRKYYFSGPLVDIAEHLIGPNIKGATSQLTFKMRGNTMPFPWHQDNAYGELDPYNALTCLTALDDTDLDNGCLWIIPGSHKQGQLAFARSKVDRAALRPVEMKANEKNAIPVPMKAGDCLVFHCHMMHRSEGNRSKDRDRRVLFLRYADADAVEVYNDRKPRLGRLIRGTTIFPAVEAFEADLPLD; via the coding sequence ATGAAGCGGCGACAATGGGGGCGCACGGCGCCGATGACGGGACATAATGTGGAAGCGAAATCCGATTTGTTTGTCTACCGGGAACTTACGGACCAAGAAAAAGATTTCTATGCCGATCAAGGCTATTTGAACTTGGGCCGGCTCTTGACCGAGCGCGGCGTCCGGCAGATGCTCGATGAAGTCATGAGCGTCTGGACCGCTGAGAAAGGCCCCGCCAATCCTGACAAGACATGGCTAGAGAACGCCCTGCGCCCGGACATTCATCATTGTTCCGATGCGGTGCGCAAGTATTATTTCAGCGGGCCCTTAGTCGACATCGCGGAACACCTCATTGGGCCAAATATCAAAGGCGCAACGTCGCAATTGACGTTCAAGATGCGCGGAAACACGATGCCTTTTCCTTGGCACCAAGACAACGCTTATGGCGAGTTGGATCCGTACAACGCACTCACGTGCCTGACGGCGCTGGACGACACGGACCTCGACAACGGCTGCTTGTGGATTATTCCTGGCAGCCACAAACAGGGCCAGTTAGCATTTGCGCGGTCCAAAGTAGATCGAGCCGCTCTCCGCCCGGTCGAAATGAAGGCCAATGAAAAAAACGCGATTCCTGTTCCCATGAAGGCCGGCGACTGTCTCGTCTTTCACTGTCACATGATGCACCGCTCGGAAGGTAATAGGTCGAAGGACCGCGATCGGCGTGTCTTGTTCTTGCGCTATGCCGATGCCGATGCCGTCGAAGTCTATAATGATCGAAAGCCGCGCCTGGGACGTCTGATTCGTGGAACTACGATTTTCCCAGCGGTGGAAGCCTTCGAGGCGGACTTGCCGCTGGATTAG